A genomic region of Carassius carassius chromosome 13, fCarCar2.1, whole genome shotgun sequence contains the following coding sequences:
- the LOC132156001 gene encoding extracellular calcium-sensing receptor-like has product MAFAVNEINKNPNLLPNITLGYHLYDNCVRLGIAFRAAISLASGTEESFSNLNCTGPPPVIGIVGDPSSTPSIAISNVLGLFRVPIVSHYATCSCLSDRKKYPSFFRTIPSDAFQVRAMVQILRHFGWTWVGLIYSDDDYGIYAAQLFQQEMQLFGHCVAFSEILPHDNNLRDIQHITGVIEASTARVVVVFSTSSFLIPLMEEVVLQNMTGRQWIASEAWTTSPVYHTPRFLPILGGTLGIAIRRGEIQGLREFLLRLRPSNDQKNNIIRIFWENMFRCSFENGGRAIDGEQVKKLCTGQEDLSNTDTPYTDVSGLRAAYNVYKAVYALAHALHDLMQCEEGRGPFNWNSCADKTNLKPWQLVHYLQKVNFTTGFGDHVSFDKNGDALPIYDVLNWQPSSDGSIRIHTVGVVNKGAATKMVLTLDDDSIYWNFETKKPPRSVCSESCPPGTRQARRKGLPVCCFDCLSCGDGEISNTTNAIECTVCPDEFWSNPEKDQCVPKEVEFLSYEDPLGISLTTASLLGTCICALVMVIFALHHNTPIVRANNSELSFLLLLSLKLCFLCVLLFIGQPQLWTCQLRHAVFGISFVLCISSILVKTMVVIAVFKSSRPEGKGAMKWFGAAQQRCTVLVLTALQVVICAVWLSIASPTPHKNNQYTRSKIVYECAIGSVAGFSMLLGYIGLLAAVSFLLAFLARNLPDNFNEAKFITFSMLIFCAVWIAFVPAYVSSPGKYAVAVEIFAILASSFGLLVAIFAPKCYIILLHPERNTKNAIMGREKQNK; this is encoded by the exons ATGGCTTTTGCAGTTAATGAGATCAATAAGAATCCAAATCTGCTGCCTAACATCACTCTGGGTTACCATCTTTATGACAACTGTGTGAGACTAGGAATAGCATTCCGGGCTGCCATATCCCTGGCTAGTGGAACAGAGGAGTCCTTCTCCAATTTAAACTGCACTGGCCCTCCTCCGGTTATTGGGATCGTGGGGGATCCAAGTTCCACTCCTTCAATTGCAATTTCTAATGTTCTGGGGCTGTTTCGAGTACCTATA GTTAGTCACTATGCCACCTGCTCCTGTTTGAGTGACAGGAAAAAGTACCCTTCTTTCTTCAGAACAATCCCCAGTGATGCCTTCCAGGTGCGTGCTATGGTTCAGATTTTGAGGCATTTTGGATGGACCTGGGTTGGTCTCATCTACAGTGATGATGACTATGGCATCTATGCTGCTCAGTTATTTCAGCAGGAAATGCAGCTGTTTGGGCATTGTGTTGCATTTTCTGAAATCCTTCCCCATGATAACAACCTCAGAGACATTCAACATATAACAGGAGTGATTGAGGCCTCTACAGCTAGagtggttgttgttttttcaacctCATCCTTTCTAATACCTTTGATGGAGGAAGTGGTTTTGCAGAACATGACAGGCAGACAGTGGATTGCGAGTGAAGCTTGGACAACCTCTCCTGTATATCACACTCCACGTTTCCTACCCATCCTGGGGGGCACACTGGGCATTGCTATCAGGCGTGGAGAGATTCAGGGGCTTCGTGAGTTTCTTCTACGTCTCCGTCCCAGTAATgatcaaaaaaacaatataataaggATTTTTTGGGAGAACATGTTCAGGTGTAGTTTTGAAAATGGGGGTAGAGCAATAGATGGAGAGCAAGTGAAAAAGCTGTGTACAGGACAGGAGGATCTGAGCAACACTGACACACCATACACTGATGTTTCTGGGTTGAGAGCAGCTTATAATGTCTATAAAGCAGTTTATGCCCTGGCACATGCACTTCATGACCTGATGCAGTGTGAAGAGGGGAGAGGACCATTCAATTGGAATAGCTGTGCTGATAAAACCAACCTGAAACCCTGGCAG CTGGTTCACTACCTACAGAAAGTGAACTTCACCACAGGTTTTGGGGATCATGTGTCATTTGATAAGAATGGAGATGCTCTGCCCATCTATGATGTGCTGAACTGGCAGCCAAGCTCTGATGGATCGATAAGGATTCACACAGTTGGTGTAGTCAATAAAGGGGCGGCAACAAAGATGGTGCTCACACTGGATGATGATTCAATATACTGGAACTTTGAGACCAAAAAA CCCCCAAGGTCTGTTTGCAGTGAGAGCTGCCCACCAGGCACCAGACAAGCCAGGAGGAAGGGCCTCCCTGTCTGCTGTTTTGACTGCCTGTCATGTGGAGATGGAGAAATATCTAATACAACAA ATGCTATTGAATGTACAGTCTGTCCAGATGAGTTCTGGTCCAATCCAGAAAAGGATCAGTGTGTGCCAAAAGAAGTAGAGTTTCTGTCCTATGAGGATCCTCTAGGCATCTCCTTGACCACTGCATCTCTGCTTGGAACCTGCATCTGTGCTCTTGTTATGGTCATCTTTGCTCTTCACCATAACACTCCAATAGTTCGTGCCAACAATTCAGAACTCAGCTTCCTGCTGCTGTTGTCACTCAAACTGTGTTTCCTGTGTGTGCTGCTGTTCATTGGCCAGCCACAGTTGTGGACATGTCAGTTAAGGCATGCTGTGTTTGGCATAAGCTTTGTCCTGTGCATTTCCAGCATCCTGGTCAAGACTATGGTGGTAATTGCAGTTTTCAAATCATCTCGACCAGAGGGAAAAGGCGCTATGAAATGGTTTGGAGCAGCTCAACAAAGATGCACAGTTTTGGTCCTAACAGCCCTTCAGGTTGTGATATGTGCAGTCTGGCTATCAATTGCATCTCCAACACCACATAAAAACAATCAGTATACTCGCTCTAAAATTGTATATGAATGTGCTATTGGCTCCGTGGCTGGTTTTTCTATGCTGCTGGGATACATTGGACTATTGGCAGCAGTAAGTTTTCTTTTAGCCTTTCTGGCAAGAAATCTTCCAGATAATTTTAATGAAGCAAAGTTCATCACTTTTAGCATGCTGATCTTCTGTGCTGTGTGGATTGCGTTTGTTCCAGCATATGTGAGTTCTCCAGGGAAATATGCTGTAGCTGTAGAGATATTTGCCATTTTAGCTTCTAGTTTTGGATTATTGGTGGCCATATTTGCCCCAAAGTGCTACATTATCCTTTTACATCCAGAGAGAAACACTAAAAATGCCATAAtgggaagagaaaaacaaaataaatag
- the LOC132155995 gene encoding extracellular calcium-sensing receptor-like — MGITWNIGLYLSFNFISASYFNIHRTGTCQLQGHFRLNGMYQDGDVIFGGLFEVDFLTVFPELSFRTEPEPPYCEQFDMESFQQAQTMAFAIDEINRNPNLLPNITLGYHVYDNCVMLGMAFRAALSLTSGTEETFSNLNCTGPPPVIGIVGDSSSTVSIAISSILGLFRVPIVSHYATCSCLSNRKKYPSFFRTIPSDAFQVRAMVQILKYFKWTWVGLIYSDDDYGLYAAQSFHQEMHLFGHCVAFSEILPHDNNHKDIQHITGVIQASTARVVVVFSTPSFLIPLIDEVVLQNMTGRQWIASEAWATSFVHHTPRLLPFLRGTLGIAVRRGEIQGLHDFLLRLRPSNDPKNNMLRIFWEKMFRCSFETGGRETDGKQDKKLCTGQEDLSITDTPYTDVSELRASYNVYKAVYALAHALHDLMQCEEGRGPFNGNSCADITNLKPWQLVHYLQKVNFTTGFGDHVSFDKNGDALPIYDVLNWQPSSDGSIRVQTVGVVNEEAATGMLLTLNDDALYWNFEPKKSPRSVCSESCPPGTRQATRKGFPVCCFDCMPCGDGEISNTTDAIECTVCPDEFWSNSNKDQCVLKEVEFLSYEDPLGISLTTASLLGACFCALVMVIFALHHNTPIVRANNSELSFLLLLSLKLCFLCVLLFIGRPQLWTCQLRHALFGISFVLCISSILVKTMVVIAVFKSSRPEGKGAMKWFGAAQQRCTVLVLTAIQVVICAVWLSTASPTPNKNTQYIRSKIVYECAIGSVAGFSMLLAYIGLLAAVSFLLAFLARNLPDNFNEAKFITFSMLIFCAVWIAFVPAYVSSPGKYAVAVEIFAILASSFGLLVAIFAPKCYIILLHPERNTKKAIMGRETQKK; from the exons ATGGGGATCACTTGGAACATCGGCCTGtatttgtcttttaactttatttcagCATCTTATTTCAACATACACAGAACAGGAACCTGTCAGCTACAGGGACATTTCAGGTTGAATGGAATGTACCAGGATGGTGATGTTATATTTGGAGGACTGTTTGAGGTTGACTTCCTCACAGTGTTCCCAGAGCTCAGCTTCAGAACAGAGCCGGAGCCACCATACTGTGAGCA atttgATATGGAGAGCTTCCAGCAGGCACAGACCATGGCTTTCGCAATAGATGAGATCAATAGGAATCCAAACCTACTGCCAAACATTACTCTTGGTTACCATGTTTACGACAACTGTGTGATGCTAGGTATGGCATTCCGTGCTGCCTTATCCTTAACTAGTGGAACAGAGGAGACCTTTTCTAACCTCAACTGCACTGGCCCACCACCAGTGATTGGAATTGTGGGGGATTCAAGTTCAACTGTTTCCATTGCGATTTCAAGTATTCTGGGGCTGTTTCGAGTACCTATA GTTAGTCACTACGCCACCTGCTCCTGTTTGAGTAACAGGAAAAAGTACCCCTCTTTTTTCAGAACAATCCCCAGTGATGCCTTCCAGGTGCGTGCTATGGTTCAGatcttaaaatatttcaaatggacCTGGGTTGGTCTCATCTACAGTGATGATGACTATGGCCTCTACGCTGCTCAGTCCTTCCATCAAGAAATGCATTTGTTTGGACATTGTGTTGCTTTTTCTGAAATCCTGCCCCATGATAACAACCACAAAGATATTCAGCATATAACAGGAGTGATTCAGGCTTCTACAGCTAGAGTGGTGGTTGTTTTTTCCACTCCATCCTTTCTGATACCTTTGATAGATGAGGTTGTGTTGCAGAACATGACAGGCAGGCAGTGGATTGCCAGTGAAGCTTGGGCCACATCTTTTGTACACCACACTCCACGTTTACTGCCCTTCCTGAGGGGCACACTAGGCATCGCTGTCAGGCGTGGAGAGATCCAGGGGCTTCATGATTTTCTTCTACGTCTCCGTCCCAGCAATGATCCAAAAAATAATATGTTGAGGATCTTTTGGGAGAAGATGTTCCGGTGCAGTTTTGAAACTGGGGGTAGAGAGACAGATGGAAAGCAAGATAAAAAGTTGTGTACAGGACAGGAGGATCTAAGCATCACAGACACACCATACACTGATGTTTCAGAGCTGAGGGCCTCTTATAATGTCTATAAGGCAGTTTATGCTCTGGCACATGCCCTTCATGACCTGATGCAGTGTGAAGAGGGGAGAGGACCATTCAATGGGAACAGCTGTGCTGACATAACAAACCTGAAACCTTGGCAG CTGGTTCACTACCTACAGAAAGTGAACTTCACCACAGGTTTTGGGGATCATGTGTCATTCGATAAGAATGGAGATGCTCTGCCCATCTATGATGTGCTGAACTGGCAGCCAAGCTCTGATGGATCGATAAGGGTCCAAACGGTTGGTGTAGTAAATGAAGAGGCAGCAACAGGGATGTTGCTCACACTGAATGATGATGCATTATATTGGAACTTTGAGCCAAAAAAA TCCCCAAGGTCTGTGTGCAGTGAAAGCTGCCCCCCAGGCACCAGACAAGCCACAAGGAAAGGTTTTCCTGTCTGCTGTTTTGACTGCATGCCATGTGGAGATGGAGAGATTTCTAATACAACAG ATGCTATTGAGTGCACAGTGTGTCCAGATGAGTTCTGGTCCAATTCAAATAAGGATCAGTGTGTCCTCAAAGAAGTAGAGTTTCTGTCCTACGAGGATCCACTAGGAATCTCTCTGACAACTGCTTCCCTGCTTGGTGCCTGTTTCTGTGCTCTTGTTATGGTCATCTTTGCTCTTCACCATAACACTCCCATAGTACGTGCCAACAACTCAGAGCTCAGCTTCCTACTTCTGTTGTCACTCAAACTGTGTTTCCTGTGTGTGCTGCTATTCATTGGCAGGCCGCAATTGTGGACATGTCAGTTAAGACATGCTCTGTTTGGCATAAGTTTTGTCCTGTGCATCTCTAGCATCCTGGTCAAGACTATGGTGGTGATAGCTGTGTTCAAGTCATCTCGACCAGAGGGCAAAGGCGCTATGAAATGGTTTGGAGCAGCTCAACAAAGATGCACAGTTCTGGTCTTAACAGCCATTCAGGTTGTGATATGTGCAGTCTGGCTATCAACTGCCTCTCCAACACCCAATAAAAACACCCAGTATATCCGCTCTAAAATAGTATATGAATGTGCTATTGGCTCCGTGGCTGGTTTTTCTATGTTGCTGGCATACATTGGACTGTTAGCAGCAGTAAGTTTCCTGTTAGCTTTCCTGGCGAGAAATCTTCCAGATAATTTTAATGAAGCAAAGTTCATCACTTTTAGCATGCTGATCTTCTGTGCTGTGTGGATTGCGTTTGTTCCAGCATATGTGAGTTCTCCTGGGAAATATGCAGTGGCTGTAGAGATTTTTGCCATTTTAGCTTCTAGTTTTGGGTTACTGGTGGCCATATTTGCCCCAAAGTGCTACATCATCCTTTTACATCCAGAGAGAAACACTAAAAAAGCCATCATGGGAAGAGAAACACAAAAGAAATAG